A section of the Polynucleobacter sp. AP-Jannik-300A-C4 genome encodes:
- the cphA gene encoding cyanophycin synthetase, with amino-acid sequence MPQLLDKTIEILSHRHLRGPNMWSYNPALEVLIDIGDLEDYPSDLIPGFYDRLCKCLPSLHEHRCSYGEPGGFLKRVEEGTWPGHILEHLTIELQNLAGIAGGFGRARDGGRRGVYKVIVSATEEAVTLQAFKFARDLLLTLIQDNGDAIALREQIIEELRDLSDDLCLGPSTACIVNAATVREIPYIRLSSGNLVQLGYGSKQRRIWTAETDQTSAIAETISRDKDLTKSLLASAGVPIPEGRVVTSPDDAWEAAQDIGLPVVVKPIDGNHGRGVFINLYTQQEIEAAYAVAINEGSEVLVERHIIGDEHRLLVVGNKVVAAAKGETVWVTGDCKHTVLELIQIQINSDPRRGTTEECPLNPVRIDSAVELELARQKLTGDSIPAVDQKVLIQSNGNVAFDVTDLVHPEVAHQVALAARVVGLEIAGIDLVAQDISKPLESQNAAIVEVNAGPGLLMHLKPASGTPQPVGEEIANHLFPPGYDFRIPIVGISGNSGRTIVAEMVAHFIRLTNVHVGLSTNLGLYFGNRSIKKTSPSHWENARRTLQNRAIEVAVLENDNASLLLEGLAYDQCQVGVVLNIDPLKLFPEHNISEEDQLFNVVRTQVDVVLPTGTSVLNADDPMIVKMAELSKGEVMYFSQESNSPVVTAHQEKDGRSIIVSPTVITLKQGKVDKLVIPIPPAVKESSLEWAPHLSLAAAIGAAWALDIPFNVIEAGVETFVSSSNIPAGV; translated from the coding sequence ATGCCCCAATTACTAGATAAAACCATTGAAATCCTGAGCCACCGACATCTGCGTGGCCCCAATATGTGGAGCTACAACCCTGCTCTTGAAGTTTTGATCGATATTGGCGATCTAGAAGACTATCCATCCGACTTAATTCCCGGTTTCTACGATCGTCTTTGTAAATGCCTTCCAAGCTTGCATGAACATCGCTGCAGCTACGGAGAACCCGGTGGGTTTTTAAAACGTGTTGAAGAAGGCACCTGGCCTGGGCACATTCTCGAGCATCTCACTATCGAGCTTCAAAACCTAGCTGGAATAGCTGGTGGTTTTGGCAGAGCGCGTGATGGTGGTCGCCGAGGCGTTTACAAAGTCATTGTGAGTGCCACTGAAGAAGCGGTGACATTGCAAGCGTTTAAGTTTGCGCGTGACCTCCTCCTCACCCTCATTCAAGATAATGGTGATGCCATTGCTCTACGAGAGCAGATCATTGAAGAACTTCGTGATTTAAGTGACGATCTCTGCCTTGGCCCCAGTACAGCCTGCATTGTCAACGCTGCTACTGTTCGAGAAATTCCTTACATCAGGCTGTCTAGCGGCAACTTAGTTCAACTCGGATATGGCTCCAAGCAGCGACGTATTTGGACAGCAGAAACTGATCAAACTAGCGCCATCGCAGAAACTATTTCGCGCGATAAAGATCTGACTAAGAGCTTGCTCGCGAGCGCGGGGGTTCCAATCCCTGAAGGTAGAGTTGTTACAAGTCCTGATGATGCTTGGGAAGCCGCGCAAGATATTGGCTTACCAGTAGTTGTGAAGCCGATTGATGGCAACCATGGTCGTGGCGTATTTATCAACCTCTATACCCAGCAAGAAATCGAAGCGGCCTACGCTGTAGCAATTAATGAAGGTAGCGAGGTTTTAGTTGAGCGCCACATCATTGGCGATGAACATCGCTTGTTAGTGGTCGGCAATAAAGTAGTGGCAGCCGCTAAAGGGGAAACTGTTTGGGTCACCGGTGATTGCAAGCATACTGTTCTTGAACTTATTCAAATTCAGATTAACTCTGATCCGCGCCGTGGCACGACTGAAGAGTGTCCTCTTAACCCAGTTCGGATCGATTCTGCAGTTGAGCTAGAGCTGGCTCGCCAGAAACTAACTGGTGACAGTATTCCAGCGGTTGATCAAAAAGTATTGATTCAAAGTAATGGCAATGTGGCATTTGATGTGACTGATTTAGTTCACCCTGAAGTAGCCCACCAAGTAGCTTTGGCTGCACGCGTTGTAGGACTTGAAATTGCGGGAATTGACCTCGTTGCGCAAGATATTAGTAAACCACTAGAGTCGCAGAACGCCGCCATTGTTGAAGTGAATGCAGGTCCAGGTTTATTGATGCACTTAAAGCCTGCCAGTGGCACTCCACAACCTGTTGGCGAAGAAATTGCAAACCATCTCTTTCCTCCAGGATACGATTTCAGAATTCCAATCGTTGGTATTAGCGGTAATTCCGGAAGAACTATCGTCGCTGAAATGGTTGCCCACTTCATAAGATTGACCAATGTGCATGTTGGGCTCTCTACTAATCTTGGCCTGTATTTTGGTAACAGATCGATCAAAAAAACATCTCCTTCCCACTGGGAAAATGCACGACGCACTCTTCAAAATAGAGCGATTGAAGTTGCCGTCCTTGAGAATGACAATGCATCCTTATTGCTAGAGGGTCTCGCATATGATCAATGCCAGGTTGGGGTCGTCCTCAATATTGATCCACTCAAACTCTTTCCTGAACATAACATCAGCGAAGAAGATCAATTATTTAATGTAGTGCGCACCCAGGTTGATGTCGTATTACCCACTGGCACCAGCGTATTAAATGCAGATGATCCAATGATTGTCAAAATGGCTGAGCTCAGTAAAGGTGAAGTCATGTACTTCTCTCAAGAGTCGAACTCTCCTGTAGTTACTGCTCACCAAGAAAAAGATGGTCGCTCAATTATTGTGAGTCCAACTGTAATTACGCTCAAGCAAGGCAAGGTAGACAAGTTGGTGATTCCAATTCCTCCAGCAGTGAAGGAGTCATCCCTTGAATGGGCGCCACACTTAAGCCTTGCAGCTGCTATTGGTGCGGCCTGGGCTTTGGATATTCCTTTCAACGTTATCGAAGCTGGAGTTGAAACATTTGTTTCTAGCTCCAATATTCCAGCAGGGGTTTAA